The DNA window TTCACAAGGGTGGGCACGGTTTCGGAGTTGGATCGCGACGGATCGGCGCCATGCTTTCTCCGGATGTCGAGGATCGAGACCCGGGGAAGTGTGGTGATCGGCGCGGCGGTGGCGCTGGCGGCCGCCGGGCTTCTGAGGGTCGACGGGGTGCTGATCGCGCTCGGGCTTGCCGCCGCGATCCTTGCCGGGCTGGCATGGGCCGTGGGGCGATGGAACCTGCGGCGGATCGATGTGGCCCTTGAGGGGCCGCCCGTGGCCCAAGCGGGTGAAGAGCTCCGCTTCGCCATCCGTGTCACCAACCCTCGCCGCCTGATCGACGCATTTGCATTGCGCCTCCAGTTGATCGGTCCCGGCGGGCTCGACGAGAGCTGCTCGCTTCCTTGGGTGGCTGCAGGATCTGACGCCGCCGGGGAGGTCAGGGCGGTGATTCCCGACCGTGGGGCCGGTGACTCGGTTGAAGCGCGGATCACTTCGATCTTTCCCTGCGGTTTGTTCCGGTTCGAGCGGCGTCTGCGGATTCCGCATGGCATGCTGATCCTGCCGCGGCCTGTGGTTCCACCCGAACTGCTTGAGGGGGCCGGATCGCGTAATGCCGGGGACCGACGCAGGCCGGGCTACCGGGAAACGATGGGCGAGCTGCGCGGGTTGAGGGACTACCGGCCCGGCGATCCCGCCAAGCTGATCGCATGGCCATCGAGCCTGCGATCGACGGCTCAGGGTGGTGGTGTGCTGGTGCGCGAGATGGATCCGCCC is part of the Haloferula helveola genome and encodes:
- a CDS encoding DUF58 domain-containing protein, with product MSRIETRGSVVIGAAVALAAAGLLRVDGVLIALGLAAAILAGLAWAVGRWNLRRIDVALEGPPVAQAGEELRFAIRVTNPRRLIDAFALRLQLIGPGGLDESCSLPWVAAGSDAAGEVRAVIPDRGAGDSVEARITSIFPCGLFRFERRLRIPHGMLILPRPVVPPELLEGAGSRNAGDRRRPGYRETMGELRGLRDYRPGDPAKLIAWPSSLRSTAQGGGVLVREMDPPGFQPERVVLIFHSYGADGALIRPDRFERAVSLAWGSVRHLQSKRVPVVWIADFEEWVPREIDGRTALGQLGEALARAKRSKGTEAHEVEARLADFRGEVLLVSDMPPSSWCRLTAEVPGSKVIDVTRYEKGLSLKGGTHA